TGGGCTGTGGGATTCACTTTCCAACATGCATCTGCAAAATTTCAATGCAGTGGTGCTGACTTTGACCCCCCAACTGGCTCCGCTTTCTGACCGCGAAAAGCAACTCGCTAATCAGAGTTTGACCGTTGCCGCGCCTCAAATTGAGCAGGGCTTGGGCGGAAATCTCGCAGACATCGATTTTTATCTGGTGCTGCAAACCATTACCAACGCCAGAAAAGAGGGTGTTGTAATCATCTCGGATACGCGCAATCGCCCTGTGGCACGCTTGTTCTGTCAGAACGGGCGCATCGCCCATGCCATATTCAAGAATTTGAACAACGAGCTTGCCGTATATCAGATGGTGCAGTCGCATCTCAAGGGCAACTTCTTCTTCCAGGTGAAGAGCGAGCCTGATTGGCCGGTTGAGCGACCGATTGCGCGTCCGCCCGAAATGTTGTTGCTGGAAGCGCACCGTCGCATGGATGAAATGGAAAGATTCCTCGGCGCGCTGGGCGGACCTGACTCGTTCTATGTGCGCGCTGTGCCATGGATGAACGACGGAATTCTTCCGGCCGAAGTGGCGGAAACGGCGCGAAATCTCTGGCCGCATCTGGACGGCACTTTGCCGATTGCTTCTTTGTGGCAGGTCGTGAACGTCGATAACTATGCTGTCTACAATGCTCTGATTGAATTGTTCAAGACGCGTCAGATTGAAAACGTTGATGATACGACCGAATTCAGCCCTCCATCGCCTGGACCGCTGAAAGTTGAGCCACTGGATCTGGTGCCCCAGATCGAGCTGATTCCCGGAGATCCAATCGAGAACCTCAGCGTCGATCACAGGCGCGGTCATCCGCGTATTCGCTCAGGATTCTTGTTGGGAAGCCTGCTTTCAGATGATCCATATCATCTTTTGCATAACATTCCTTTGTTGCCGGAATCATGCGGCAGCCCGATGTTCAAAAAGGGTGTCGTGATAGGTCTGCACTGCGGGGCTCTTCCTCCTGCGCCTGAACTGGACGAAAACGAAGGCGCCATGCAGCAGATGCTCTGGTCTGAATTGATTATCGAGTGCCTGGAAGATGGCGGCGAAGTGGAACTGGCAAAACGCTTGAGTTCGACGGGTGTAGAGATCGCCAAAAACCTTTCTTTGTCTGGCGTCTATGTTTCAGGCGGCTATTCACTGGAAACCGGCGAGCGAATTAGTGACGGAAAAGACTCCAAAACTCTTCTTGGCTTTGGTGCCAGTGTAACGGGCGACTTCGATAGCGCTGATGCTGGTGCTACGACAGACATTCCCTCGCTCACAGCTTCGAGTGCTTCAACAGGCGCGACTGCGGCGACCGGCACCGCTGCTGTTCACCGTCCGACCCAAGCGGGATGCCGCGAAGTGGCTCGCGTGCACTGTTCAAAGTGCGGCAAGACCAGTCTTGATGCTGCCCGTTTCTGCAAGTCTTGTGGTCAGCGCTTGTTCCAGGACGTTCAATACAAGCCGCCCAAACGTGTCTTCACTCAGGCACCACTTGTGGTGACGACGATGTGTTTCTTTGCAGCGGTAATCATCGCTTTGATTTTGATTTCTCCTGTGAAGCCGCAATATATCACCACTCATCTCTCCTATATTCCAGATGAGCCGTGGGTGCGCGTGAATATCTTTGGCGTCAACAAATTGGCGCACGAGGCGCCGCAGTGGCGTCCTATTCCTGACGGTGCTGAGCTGAACGATAACGTGCAGGTTTATCTCGACATGAAAGCGAATCAGGACTGTTATATGTATGTCCTCAGCGATTTGCCGAAAGGCAAAGCCGGCGGCGATCAGGCTAAAGGCGATCAGGCTAACGCACAGGCTAATGCACCGGATGCACAGGCTAACGCTGCCATTGAGTTTCCGGAGCCTAAAACCCCCGAAAAAATGCTGAAGAAGGGCGAGCATTTTACTGTTCCGAAAGAGACCATTAAAGAAGGAATGTTCAACGGGGTCAAAGGTCTCTTCCTGAACGGGCTAACAACCGGCGCAGGTGATACAACTATACTTATCGCCAGCAGCAAACCCTTGCCGCTGCCGGGCAACCAGGAGAACGCCAACGTGTTCTTCGAAAACGCCAACCGGATTTTGAGCCTGGACCGGTTCTCCCGTGGCATCGAGGTACCAATTTCCCAGGTCGCTCCTAATTTGTTTCCGCCTGATGTAAACGATAGACCGGGAGATCTGATTTATTTGAAACGGTTGATGGAAAAGATCCCGACGGATTAATGAGAGGTAAAGGACATGACAGGTCGTCGTCACATAGTTGCATCGATGGTTGCTTTGCTGAGTTTGGCTGCGCCACTTTGCGTTTGCGCTGCAGATGATGCCGCTAAGTCCGATTCTGACAAGTGGCAGTTTGCAAAAGGTTTGTTCCGTAAGCAGCTCGATCAGCCTAAAGAGGCGCTCAATATCGGCTTGAATTACTGGGTGGAATTGACCCGCAAGGGCGGTTCGCAGCGCGTTTCCAACAAACATGCGTTCCGCAGCGGCGACCAGATTCAGTTCCACATTCGCCCGAACATCGACGGTTACGCCTATGTCGTGTTGCGCAGTGGCAGCCGCGGCGAAAGCTCTGTGCTTTTCCCTGACCCTGCTCATGGCGACGACAATCGCGTAGAGCACGGTGTTGACTACGCTTTGCCGTCAGGCAGCGAGTCGTTCGAATTCGACCAGAACCCGGGCACGGAAAAAATTACTCTGCTCCTTTCCCGCCACCCAATAAACGCTCAGGCTTATCTGTCGAAACCAGCCGATTCTCCGACCGTCATTGCATCTGCCGCGACGGGTTCGAAAGACTTAGTTCCGTCTCAGGTTTTCGTTGCTTATGCTACTCCGCATGATGCTGCGCCACCGCCTTCAACGCCGCGCACGCCGGAGAAGAAGAAGGTCGAGAAGAAGCCGGTTATTGCTTCCAGCACACCAGCGACGCCGGATGATTCCAGCGAAAGCAAAGCAGCTAAGAAGCACAAGCCGACCACGCCTGCGAATCACACAGGTTCGACTTCTTCAACAAGCACGACCAAGCAATCGACTCGCTTAACATCAAATGTGAATGATGATGCCGGCGTGACAAGCGTTATCAAGAAGACTCCAGACGGCGTGTTGTACGTCAATATCGACCTCGACCACCGTAGCTAACGACTTCAATCTGTGGATTTGCGGTCTTTGATCGGCTCGCTGCGTCCAGTCCTGTCCGTTATGGCCCGTTATGACCTGATTTCCGCAGTTAACGTTAAATCGTTTAGTTATAGTCGAGTTCTTAACCACTCCTTAAACACCGGGGTACGAACATTATGCGTCGTACCCCGGTGTCTATTTTAGGAAGAGGTTATGGTCGTATTACTGTCACTCATACTTTGCTGCTTGCTTGGCATAGGTATTTTGTTTGTGATTAATCCGAGTCTTTTTCCCCATTTCATTATCAAGCGTTGGGAGCAGCACTTTCACTATTTCCGTTAGTCAGCTCTGCAGTGCAGGCTAGCCACTGAGCCATTCCGGCTTTGAGAGTGGTGGCAAAATTCAAAAGTTAGTTGCGGTTTATCGGACGTCAGTCGAAAAACCGCATGGGCTGCTAGTTAACACACAACTAATCGTTACAAAGCGGAAGGTTTTCACCGCTTCTTAACCTATCGCGCCTATAATTTGCTCACATTGTCAATAGAGCAAATTCCCATGCCCGCAGCCGCAGCCGGTCTTTTTATAATCGATTTCGTCTTCCGTCCCTTCGCGAAGATTCTCGAGAAGTGGCCGATGGTGATGTTGTTGCTTGTACTGTTGTTGTACACAATCATTGGCTATATCGTTGTGAAGTCGGTCTACTTCACACCGGATCAGCAAAAGCCGTACTAGTCTCAGCCGCCGCCGCGATCTTTCCTACCGCCGAAGCGCTCGTTAGAATCCCGCGGTCATCGTCCCTTCCCGAATGCCTATTCCCGCCAGCCGATGCGCTGGTTAGTGTCCGCCGCCACCGCCGCCGCCTGAATCGGCTTTAACGGACAACAGGCGCGTACTCAACTTGTCGCTGTGCAGGTTGACGAGTCCCACGTACAGCTCTGGAAAGTTCTTCACCGACAACGCCGGCACCGAGCCCTCGATCGTGTAGGTGCCCTGGTCGAGCGGGGTTCCGTCATAATCGTATGTGTTGTACTGAAACGTTATGTCTTTGATGGCTACGTTGTTGAAGTTCTTGATGCGTACCCACGCGACCGGGCAGTTGATTACCCAGAAGCCGGAAATATGCCAGTCAACGAGCTCGAAGTAGGTTTGACTTGTCAGCTGTGCGTCAGAGCCCGCGCCCTCGCCGCAGCCGGCCAGGAAAAACATGGCAAAAAGGCACACGGCAAAAACGCCTGTGCATGTCAGTCTTGCATTGGCTAATTTCCCAGTGGCTGCCATTTAGTTCAAACCGGAAACCACCCGAAGTACCCAGCTAATATTCCCAGAAAAACTAAAAGGGCGAATCCCGCTAAGATTCCGAAAAATACCGGTTCTCCTTCAGCCATAATTAGCTCACATCCCGGCGAAACCGCATACACAGACAATTATATAGAAGATCCTATAACATGAACGTGACATTGTGCTGAACTTGAACGGAGAGCTATGGACGCAGCAATCGATGCTTCCTATGTCGAATTGAACGTGGAGCGAATTAAGAAAGAGTTTCCGATTCAAGAGGGATGTTTGTATCTCAACACCGGAAGCTGCGGACGCAAGCCCCAGTCGGTGTTACAGGCATTGTCGCAGGGATGGCAGGAACTCAACGTCAACCCCACCATCACCACGTTTTGGGATGAAAGCGCCTTAGGCGATGCTAAGGAAGCGGCGGCGCGCTTGTTCGATGTGCCCGGTGAAAATCTGTTGCTGGTTCAAAACACCACGCAGGGTTTGCATTTTTTGATGCATAACTTCTTGCTCGAGGCCGGCGATGAATTCATCACTACAACAAGCGAACACGGTTCGGTCGGAGCAATTGCCAGGTATCTTGCAGAAACGCGCGGAATCAAGATTCACCGAGTGGAGATAAATCCACACGACGGCAATGAAGTCTTCACCCAGCGGATGTCTGAGAAATTGTCGAGCCGCACCAGGCTGGTGTTGGTCAGCGAAATCAGTAGCTATACGGCCTGGCGCCCTGATTTGTCTGAACTGGAAAGAATCACCAGAGATCGAAACATTCCCTTGCTTGTCGATGGTGCGCATTGCGGCGGGCAAATCATTTGTCGCCCCGGGCAGTATCGGCTCTGGGTGGGTTCGGGGCACAAGTGGTTGGGTGGACCAAATGGCACCGGGTTTGTCTATGTGGCACCAGATTTAGTGCCGCGATTGCAGCCGTTGTGGTTGGGCGATGAATATTTCAAACTCGTAGAATCTCACGGAAATTCTCTGGCGCGCTTCGAATCGCAGGGTACTACCGATGTGGTTCGCTGGCGTGGATTGACCGCGGCAATCAACTTGCAATTGCAGATTGGACCGGACAAAATTTATCGCCGTGAATTGGAGCTGGCAAAATATTTGCGTAACGCGGTGCGCAAGTTGAATCCAAACTTCAGAACACCTGAGGGCGAGCGGAACTGCGCACTGCTCGTTATGTACTGGGATGCGGATCAGGTACCGGTGCCGCATCTCCGCGATCACCTCTGGAAAAATTACAAAATTTGGGTGCAACCAGACTTCATGAACGAGAACCCGGGGCTGGGCGTGCGTGTATCCTGTCACTATTCCAATTCTGAAAGTGATATAGATCGCTTTGTAGAAGCGCTGGCGGAGACTCTTCGGAAGTGATTGGTTGTTTTTCATGGAGCGCACCCGTCCCGGGTGCACGCGATTGTTTTCTATGGAGCGCACCCGTCCCGGGTGCACGCGAGACGCGTGCGCTCCATGGCCTTTATAAATGGCAAACGAATCTACGCTGGCAACCTGAATTAGATAATAAGCGACCCCAACAATGAACAACGGCAGCTCTACACCATTTACACCGCTACCGCTCCTGAAGAACGGACATCTTATGACGATTGTTCCGGCGCTCTGGAATCGTCGCTTGCCACCAATCAAGACACCATCTGTTGACCGCCTTTTCAAGGTTAAACCGCACGTACAGGTGCTCGCCAATTGTCATTTTGCCGAGGATGCAAAGGCTCGCCCGACTCTGATTATTCTTCACGGGCTGGAAGGTTCGAGTAACACACCGTATGTGCTGGGACTGACGCATAAAGCCCTGGAATACGGCATGAACGTCGTGCGCTTGAATCTGCGCAATTGCGGCAATACGCTTCACCTCACACCTACGCTCTACAATGCCGGACTCAGTGCGGATCTGATTGCTGTCGCAACCGAGTTGATAGAAGTCGATGGACTGAAAAACCTGTTCGCAGCTGGCTATTCGCTCGGTGGAAATATCGTGTTGAAAGCCGCAGCTGAGTTAGGCGCTGAAGGTCCAAGCATGTTCAAGGGCATTTGCGCGATTTCGCCCGCGCTCGACCTCGCTGCATGTGTAGACTCAATGGAGAAGGGCGTGAATCGCTTCTATGAGCAGCGTTTTCTGATCGGATTGAAAGACAAAATACGAATAAAGCATCGACTTTTCCCATCGCTGTACGATGTTTCGAAACTGAAATATGTAAAAACGCTGCGCGGATTTGATGACGTTTTTACCGCTCCTGATGCGGGTTGCAGTAATGCTGCTGAGTACTACCAGAAGAACAGCGCCATCAGAATTATCGAAAACGCTCAGATCCCAATTTTGATTATTACTGCCAAGGACGATCCGATTGTTCCCTTTCAATCGTTTGCCTCGCCCAAGTTGCAGGCTCCGAATATAACGATGCTGACTCCGCAGTATGGCGGGCACAGCGGCTTCCTAGCGCACGCCGCGGAGGACGCCAGGCGCGATCGCTTTTGGGCGGAGAATCGAATTATTGAGTTTTGCGTTTCACAGTTGGCTCAGTGATGCGCTCGTAGTTTGGTCAACGATTGGTCAGTAAATTGATGGACGATTTAACCAGGAATTGACGACGATTAGCCCGCAATTGCAGGCTGTGAACCGAACCTTATTCCGGCACAGCATGTGATTAATCTTCGAGTAAAACAATACACAACAAACGCAAGGATTAATCCTCAATACGCTAAATAAGTGGGCATGATAAAAGTATCGGCACCATCAAGGATTCAACATCAAATGCAAACTGCAGGGCTAACAATTATTCCAACTAACAAACCAGATGTGATGGCATTCGAAATCAACGGCGTCATCACAGAAAAGGAATTACCGGCAGAATTGGAAAAATTCGAGGCGTTTTTGAATGAGCGGGACACGGTGCGAATGCTCGCCCGCTTCAAGCACTTCGGCGGATTCGAACCGGCCGTCTTCACGCACAGCATGGAACTTATTTCGGTGAAGTTGGCGGCGGTGAAAAAACTTGAACGTTACGCGGCCGTAGGTGCGCCTGAATGGATGAATAAATTAATCGGTCTGGTTGGCGGACTATTTCCGACAATGGAAATACGGATGTATCCGCTTGAAGATGAAGCACAAGCTTGGGAATGGCTTGAAGCCAGAGAAGCCAAGACTGCCGCAAGGTAATCACTGATTGTAGTTATGCATTTTGTCAAGCGAAGTTGTGAGATCGACTCGTGCAATTTGGCTTGGCGATTCTCTGTGATGCTGATAATTTTTGACCGCCTTGTCAAGTTGATTGACGCATGTAAACCCTGTCTGTGACAGCGTCGGACTACTTATATGCGAAGTGATTTGTTGGGCTATACTTTGTTGAGCGCAGTCCCGTGGGAGGTACGTTGTGAAGAGTTCGAAAATAGCATTGGCTCTATCCGCCTTGTTGGCGATGGGCTCCTTGGCACCAGCATTTGCCGGTGATGATTCCGGCGTAGACAAAGCTGCAAACGCTTCGTTGATCGTTACTAGAATTGGTGGTTTGGGCGCTGGCATGGTTATCGGCGCACCAATTGCGGTTACTCGTGAAACAATCCGCAGCTACCGCGGTTTGACCGAAAGCGCCGCTGACAAAATTGGCGGAAAAGACTTTGGACCGTCTTGCCTGTTGGTGAGCCTTGTCACTTTGCCTGCCAGCCTTGTTGTGGGCGGAGCTAAGGGCACTTACATCGGCAGCCGTAACGCCTTCAAACATGGATTCAACGACCCGTTCAACTCTGAGTCATTCAGTGTTGGCAAATTGGAAGAGTAAATCCAAATAATCTACTTCGATAGCGCGGCTTCCTCAGGGGAGCCGCGTTATCATTTATGCGAGTGCGTTGAGTCTAAGTAGAAAAACATGTCATCTGCAGCAGCATCTTCATCAATCGACTTAAGTTCCTGGATCGAGAAACTGAAATCATCGCGTAATCGTTCTGAGCTCTTCGCAACGCTGGATAAATTCCGCGTCCTCGAATGGACAGACGAACAGCGTTCGACCGTCGCGAAACTCTATATGCGCTTGTTGGATGTTCTCCCTCATGAAGAGGGCAATTCGGACGACGATTCCGCGAAATCGAGCGGACCCGCTAAGCCAGCTGAACAAGAAGAAGTCTGGTACGAAAAGATGTAGGACGCGCACCAAATATAGTGCACGCCCTATTCACTTTGTAAGAAATGAAATTTATGGATCAAATCCCGAAGTAACTTGCCAGCTGTTGGTCCATCGCCCTGGCGAAGCGCCTCAATAACAGGCAGATGGGCATTTCCAAAGTCGCAAAGCTGGTCCTCGCCAACTCGTTTAACAGTTAGACGAAAGCGACTTTCCAATACCACCGACTCCCAAATTGACAGCAGAAGTGAGTTCCTGGAACCGGTCATTATGATGCGGTGAAATTCGATATCGTGCAGCGCGTAATTTTTAGCATCTTTCTCTTCAGCAGCTTTCATGAACCGAGCCGCCTCGGCCTCCAGATCCGCAACGTTGTCCTTGAAGTGTGGCGCGGCCAACTGCGCACCCAGTTCTTCCAGCGCAACTCGAACCTGGGATGATTCTTCGAGTTCTCGCGGCGAAATGCTTCGCACGCGTGTTCCTTTATAAGTCTCGGTCTCGACGACGCGTAGCGCCTCAAGATAGCGCAGCGCTTCCCTGACTGGCGATTGACTGGTATTCAGCTCATGAGCAATCTGTAGCTCTATTAGTCGATCGCCCGGCTTGTAAGTGCCGTCCAGGATGCGGTCGAGCAGAATTTGAACGATATGTTCGCGAGCCGATGAACGTTTGAGGATAGGGTTTGCTTCTGACACGGTTTCATTTTACGACCTCAGCAGCTTTGTTAAGTTTGGTTTGTTCGCATTTACAGATTATCGATAATCGATTATATTTACTATCACAAGCTTTCAGCAGACGCAGACGTTGTAGCCTGCGCCACTACGGCAAACGAGGTAAACCGCATATGTCTGACCAAACAAAACCTTATACGTCTGACCAGGATTACATTTACGGCGTTTTTCGCGACGTCGAAAACGTACCAAACGTTGTTTCACAGTTGCATAAGGCCGGTCTACAGACGTCCGAAATCTGCGTGCTGGGCAACAAGAGTGAACAGTTCGCAACTATGGCAGGAAAAATCGAAGATCCGACCTCCAGGCACTTTATCCAGTTTGGAATCGCCGGTGCGATCGGAGGTTTGATCGCCGGAATATTTGCTTCCTTACATATACCGGGCGTAAACGGATTTCAGTTGATTGTTCCGCTTATGGGCACTGTTGCAGGGGGCGCCTGTTTTCCATACTTCGTCTGCCAACTTGCTTGCTTCTTGACATCAAATAAGCCGCAGCACTGGGCGAATGTTTTTGAAGGTTCTGTGCAGGCTGGAGAGGTGATTGTGATGGCTGAGCCACAATCGCCGGAAGAGCGTAACGCGGCAATGAATATTTTTCTTGCCAGCAACCCTATCGAAATGATCTTTCGTCGGTCGCCCTGGGGTCTTGCAGGAATGGACGGAACCGACGATACGGCGCTGGTTTCGGACGTTGAAGCCGAACGCGAACGTCGCCTGATTGCGGTCGCTTAAGCCGACACAATTCACTCTGATTGCGCTCTCGTCCGTCGACCTGAAGTGGTCTGATTGCGTTGGATTACGCACTTTGTGGAAACCGCCTTTGCCCTCATGCAATCGGCTTGTTCGCAGTTTAAAACCAACAAGTCGTCCCTTATTCCGGGATGACTTGTTGTGCATCTACTTTCTTTTGTTCGAAGAACACGCGATAATTATCGCTCATCATGACTATGAAAGTGCCAATGAACGCGGCTCCGTGGCGTGACACATGCCCGGAAGTTGTTCTCAGCCATCTTCAATTACCGGCGATTGATAAAATGCCGGATCAATTATCTTATGACGTTGTCATCATTGGTGGTGGCTTCGCCGGTCTGAGCACAGCTGGTGCGGTAGCCCGAGCAGGCGCATCAGTAGTCGTTCTTGAAGCTGCGCCGGAGCTTGCATGCGGCGCGTCCGGGCGGAACGCTGGAATCCTTTGCGCGGGCATAAACATGCCGATTACCTACACACCAAAGGGTAGCCCGGCTGCGGCATTATGGTCTGCGACTCAAGAAATGCTCTATTCAGTGCTGGCGGAAGCGAAGGAAAGCGGCACTTTCTTAAACGTAATGCGTATTGGCGCAATGGCTCTTGCAACAAGTAAAACTGCGGCGAAGCGGCTTGAACGCGAAACAAAGGCGCGTATTGCTGCAGGAATGAGCGCCGAACTGATTTCGAAGCAAGATGTAGATAAGCTCGCGGCTGGATATCTTGATGTTACTCGCGTGCATCAAGCGATGTTGCTGCCTGATGAAGGCGCAATTCATCCCTGGACTTTGCTCGCAACTCTGGCTAACAAAGCAAGGAAAGCGGGGGCACAAATTTACGGAAACGCGCGTGTCGTATCGAAAGAAAAGTCGGCTGCAGGCTGGACTATCACAACGGAGAACGGCAAGCGCATTCAGTGTCGAGGCGTAATTTCTGCGGTTGGACCAACCGTCGATACAACAGGTAGAATTTTTGCACTCGCATTTAAAACTGAAGTGCCTGATACCTGCCCGGTCTGGTGGGATGCCAACCCATACATCTATTACGACTATCGACCCGGCAATGGCTGCTTAACAGTAAGTGGCGGACGCTACGGTGCGCCCGATACAGATAAGTTGGACAAGTCTTATCACGAGAAAATGGCGGCTGCGACCAGGCAGTGGGTACCTTCACTGGCGCATGTCGAGCCGGATTACTGTTGGGCGGTAGATCTGCACGTAGCTGCTGATCTGTTGCCGGAAATTGCGGAACGCGATGAAAACTCGCTATCTATTCAAGGTTTAGGGGCTCTGGGCGTGCTACCTGGCATCGTCCTCGGCCAGCAAGCTGGTGATCGAATAACCAGAGCCATATTGGCCAAAAGTTCGATGGTAAGTACATAACGCGACACCAAACCTGGTAGTCGCAACAACAACAAATTGGTGTAACAAAAAAATGCCTCAAGATTTCAAAGCTGCACAAGCTAAGTCCGATGCCGTTTTAGACCTGATCTCAAAGAAAAAATTGGATGGGTCGGAAATCAAAACGCTCATCGATGAGTCAGTCAAGTACTGGGCTGAGCATGTGAATGCAGGATTTTTGCAGTATCGTAAGTCAGTCAGCACTGACTATACAGCCGTAGAGTGGGATGACGAAGGTTCAGTTTTCCGCGATGTGAACGGAAAAGAATTTATCGATATGCTCGGTGGATTCGGCATCTACAATGTCGGCCACAGACATCCTAAGGTGCTGAAAGCAGTTCGAAATCAGTTGGAAAAACAGGCGATTCACTCCCAGGAATTGATCGATCCATTGCGTACCCAGCTCGCTTACCTGGTTTCGCTGATAACGCCAGGCGATTTGCAGTATTCGTTCTTCACGAATTCAGGCACTGAATCTGTCGAAGCTTGCTTGAAAATGGCAATGCTTGCGACTGGTCGCCGCCACTTTATCGGTGCAATCGGCGCGTTTCACGGAAAGACTCTCGGTTCGTTGGGTGGTACATCCAAGGCTGTTTTCCGCGAACCATTCTTGCCGTTGCTGCACTGGACACACGTTCCTTTCGGCGACATTGATGCGCTGAAAACAATGATGGCTGCGTTTGATTTTTCCGGAGACAAAGTCGGTGCCGTCGTTCTCGAACCTATCCAGGGCGAAGGCGGTATCAACGTTGCGCCACCAGGATATCTGGGTGCCGTGCGTGAATTGTGCGATAAGTATGGTTCCGTGCTCATTCTCGATGAAATTCAGAGTGGCATGGGTCGCAGTGGCGATATGTGGGCTTGCGACCATGAGGGCGTTGTGCCCGACTTGATGGCGCTCGGAAAAGGATTCGGTGGCGGTGTCATGCCGATTGGTGCGTGCGTCGGAACACCGAAAACCTGGGAGAAATACATCGAAAATCCATTCCTTCATACAACCACTTTTGGTGGCAACCCGCTCGCTTGCGCAGCGGCAATTGCAACGATTAATGTGTTGCTGGAAGAAGGATTGCCCCAGCAAGCCAAAGAGAAAGGCGAGTATTTGCTGCCTAAATTCGAAGAACTTGCTCGCAAGTATCCGAAAGTGCTTAAGGGTGGTCGCGGACGTGGGCTCATGCTCGGCATGGAATTCACATCCAACGAACTCGGCTACGAAATCGCCAAGAATCTGTTCGCAAGACAGATTCTCATCAGTGGCACCTACATCAACTCTCGAGTACTTAGAGTCGAGCCACCGCTGGTAATTTCATACGAGCAACTGGATAAGTTCCTGGAAGCGCTAGAAGACTCGCTTAAGGAAGTCTATAAAACGCACTCGTTGAATGAGGTAGCCGCGGTTAAGTAATCAAGGAAGTAGCAGCAGTGAACTGATAAGGCCGAGCAACTACGGATAGTTACGCTGTCTTCGCCTTCTTCTGTGCATCTGCTGCTGCTCCAACGGTTGTCTGCGCGACCTTACCGGTTGCGACTTTACCGGATGTTTGAGCGACTTTACCGGTTGGCTGCACCGACGTCTCAGTCGCCTGTGCGAGCCTGTTGTGATGCTGTGACGCATGAACGAATTGTTTCCACCACATGCTGACTGGATTACGTTCGATCTTATGCCTCATCATTGTCGTGCGCTCGAACTTTTCCGCCTGGGGCATGTTGAGCGCTCGAACGATGGCGTCGGCAGTTTCCTGATGCTTGTTTGGATCTGCAGCCAGAGCATGTTGTCCAATTTCGTACCACGCACCTGCACCTGGCGACAGGAGTAGCACGCCAGGGTGATGAACTCTGCATGCTATGAATTCTTTTGCTGTCAGGTTCAGTCCGTCACGTACGGGATTGACGAGCATTGCGTCTGCAATTGCATAAAGTGGCGCCAATTCGGCTGCGCTCAGTCCCTGGTCTACCCAACGGATAGGCGTCCAGCCGTTCTGTTCCCATCTGGCGTTTATAGCGTCAGCGAGCGCTCGGCATTCGTTCCAGTAGGAGTCGAACACTTCGACGCCTGCACG
This portion of the Candidatus Melainabacteria bacterium genome encodes:
- a CDS encoding DUF4388 domain-containing protein; the encoded protein is MTSSELKNDLATRAGAIGLLIDRSGDEEQILGSVWLIDSNKVATCAHLITLYGDKLNALKVFFPAVNQSHGISQALFHPKFNRKYSAKLASDGLWDSLSNMHLQNFNAVVLTLTPQLAPLSDREKQLANQSLTVAAPQIEQGLGGNLADIDFYLVLQTITNARKEGVVIISDTRNRPVARLFCQNGRIAHAIFKNLNNELAVYQMVQSHLKGNFFFQVKSEPDWPVERPIARPPEMLLLEAHRRMDEMERFLGALGGPDSFYVRAVPWMNDGILPAEVAETARNLWPHLDGTLPIASLWQVVNVDNYAVYNALIELFKTRQIENVDDTTEFSPPSPGPLKVEPLDLVPQIELIPGDPIENLSVDHRRGHPRIRSGFLLGSLLSDDPYHLLHNIPLLPESCGSPMFKKGVVIGLHCGALPPAPELDENEGAMQQMLWSELIIECLEDGGEVELAKRLSSTGVEIAKNLSLSGVYVSGGYSLETGERISDGKDSKTLLGFGASVTGDFDSADAGATTDIPSLTASSASTGATAATGTAAVHRPTQAGCREVARVHCSKCGKTSLDAARFCKSCGQRLFQDVQYKPPKRVFTQAPLVVTTMCFFAAVIIALILISPVKPQYITTHLSYIPDEPWVRVNIFGVNKLAHEAPQWRPIPDGAELNDNVQVYLDMKANQDCYMYVLSDLPKGKAGGDQAKGDQANAQANAPDAQANAAIEFPEPKTPEKMLKKGEHFTVPKETIKEGMFNGVKGLFLNGLTTGAGDTTILIASSKPLPLPGNQENANVFFENANRILSLDRFSRGIEVPISQVAPNLFPPDVNDRPGDLIYLKRLMEKIPTD
- a CDS encoding DUF4384 domain-containing protein, with translation MTGRRHIVASMVALLSLAAPLCVCAADDAAKSDSDKWQFAKGLFRKQLDQPKEALNIGLNYWVELTRKGGSQRVSNKHAFRSGDQIQFHIRPNIDGYAYVVLRSGSRGESSVLFPDPAHGDDNRVEHGVDYALPSGSESFEFDQNPGTEKITLLLSRHPINAQAYLSKPADSPTVIASAATGSKDLVPSQVFVAYATPHDAAPPPSTPRTPEKKKVEKKPVIASSTPATPDDSSESKAAKKHKPTTPANHTGSTSSTSTTKQSTRLTSNVNDDAGVTSVIKKTPDGVLYVNIDLDHRS
- a CDS encoding aminotransferase class V-fold PLP-dependent enzyme, with product MDAAIDASYVELNVERIKKEFPIQEGCLYLNTGSCGRKPQSVLQALSQGWQELNVNPTITTFWDESALGDAKEAAARLFDVPGENLLLVQNTTQGLHFLMHNFLLEAGDEFITTTSEHGSVGAIARYLAETRGIKIHRVEINPHDGNEVFTQRMSEKLSSRTRLVLVSEISSYTAWRPDLSELERITRDRNIPLLVDGAHCGGQIICRPGQYRLWVGSGHKWLGGPNGTGFVYVAPDLVPRLQPLWLGDEYFKLVESHGNSLARFESQGTTDVVRWRGLTAAINLQLQIGPDKIYRRELELAKYLRNAVRKLNPNFRTPEGERNCALLVMYWDADQVPVPHLRDHLWKNYKIWVQPDFMNENPGLGVRVSCHYSNSESDIDRFVEALAETLRK
- a CDS encoding alpha/beta fold hydrolase yields the protein MNNGSSTPFTPLPLLKNGHLMTIVPALWNRRLPPIKTPSVDRLFKVKPHVQVLANCHFAEDAKARPTLIILHGLEGSSNTPYVLGLTHKALEYGMNVVRLNLRNCGNTLHLTPTLYNAGLSADLIAVATELIEVDGLKNLFAAGYSLGGNIVLKAAAELGAEGPSMFKGICAISPALDLAACVDSMEKGVNRFYEQRFLIGLKDKIRIKHRLFPSLYDVSKLKYVKTLRGFDDVFTAPDAGCSNAAEYYQKNSAIRIIENAQIPILIITAKDDPIVPFQSFASPKLQAPNITMLTPQYGGHSGFLAHAAEDARRDRFWAENRIIEFCVSQLAQ
- a CDS encoding STAS/SEC14 domain-containing protein; this encodes MIKVSAPSRIQHQMQTAGLTIIPTNKPDVMAFEINGVITEKELPAELEKFEAFLNERDTVRMLARFKHFGGFEPAVFTHSMELISVKLAAVKKLERYAAVGAPEWMNKLIGLVGGLFPTMEIRMYPLEDEAQAWEWLEAREAKTAAR
- a CDS encoding GntR family transcriptional regulator → MSEANPILKRSSAREHIVQILLDRILDGTYKPGDRLIELQIAHELNTSQSPVREALRYLEALRVVETETYKGTRVRSISPRELEESSQVRVALEELGAQLAAPHFKDNVADLEAEAARFMKAAEEKDAKNYALHDIEFHRIIMTGSRNSLLLSIWESVVLESRFRLTVKRVGEDQLCDFGNAHLPVIEALRQGDGPTAGKLLRDLIHKFHFLQSE